The following coding sequences are from one Methanobacterium sp. window:
- a CDS encoding acylneuraminate cytidylyltransferase: MKIGAIVQARTSSTRLPEKVLLELPYGSGITVLQQVIRRLKASEKINQIIIATTTDDADDKIISIAKKENVQFFRGSKENVLERYYLAAKENDLDVIVRITSDCPCIDTTIVDSIINEHVNSKSDYTSNTLIRTYPDGLDVEVFNFKALNEAYENGNSAREKEHVTSYIYTTGKESFKTSNFVSEFDAKDIRITLDTIEDYALLCAIFDYLYPENEFFSSIDVIDLLNQKPWLKLINAKIVGKKSFETFEEEMEEAIKFLKLQDLDRVVNYLEKKID, encoded by the coding sequence ATGAAAATAGGAGCTATTGTTCAAGCCAGAACATCATCAACCCGATTGCCAGAAAAAGTACTACTGGAACTACCCTATGGAAGTGGCATTACTGTCCTCCAACAAGTCATAAGAAGACTTAAGGCGTCTGAAAAAATTAACCAGATCATAATTGCTACTACCACCGATGATGCTGATGACAAGATAATCAGTATTGCAAAAAAAGAGAATGTGCAGTTTTTCAGGGGAAGTAAAGAAAATGTGCTGGAAAGATATTATTTGGCAGCCAAAGAAAACGACTTAGATGTTATAGTCAGAATAACCAGTGATTGTCCCTGTATCGATACCACAATAGTTGATAGTATTATAAATGAACATGTCAATTCCAAATCTGATTACACTTCCAATACATTGATAAGAACATATCCTGATGGCTTAGATGTTGAAGTTTTTAATTTTAAAGCTCTTAATGAAGCATATGAAAATGGAAACAGTGCACGAGAAAAAGAACACGTCACATCTTACATTTATACAACTGGTAAAGAATCATTTAAAACAAGTAATTTTGTTTCTGAATTTGATGCAAAGGATATTAGAATAACACTTGACACCATTGAAGATTATGCATTGTTATGTGCAATTTTTGATTATTTATATCCTGAAAATGAATTTTTCAGTTCCATTGATGTTATAGATTTATTAAATCAAAAACCATGGTTAAAACTTATTAATGCAAAAATCGTTGGAAAAAAGTCATTTGAAACATTTGAAGAAGAAATGGAAGAAGCGATAAAATTTCTAAAATTACAAGATTTGGATAGAGTTGTAAACTATTTAGAAAAAAAGATTGATTAA
- the pseC gene encoding UDP-4-amino-4,6-dideoxy-N-acetyl-beta-L-altrosamine transaminase: protein MKFLPYGKQDIGEDDIQKVVNVLKSDFITQGPKIGEFEENLAKYCGSKYAVAFNSGTSALHGAYFAMGLGKNDEIITSPNTFVATSNAALYLNAKPVFVDVESKTGNLDVSKVSEKITEKTKLIVPVHYSGNPVDLKELSEIAEDKGVKIIEDAAHAIGAKYNGEKIGNSRYSEMTIFSFHPVKHITTGEGGAVLTNEQEYYERLLMFRSHGITKNNYINQPDGDWYYEMHYLGHNYRITDLQAVLGLSQLNKLDRFVKRRREIARTYNEAFENNPYFDTISEKKRCQSSYHLFPILLKDKLKDKKREIFTKLRKEGLGVQVHYIPVYLQPFYKNLGFQKGLCPVSEDFYQKEISIPMYPSMTDNDLKYAIEKIYKSMKTFDQD, encoded by the coding sequence ATTAAATTTTTACCATACGGAAAACAAGATATAGGTGAAGATGACATCCAGAAAGTTGTTAATGTATTAAAATCAGATTTTATCACCCAGGGACCTAAAATAGGCGAATTTGAAGAAAATCTAGCAAAATATTGTGGCTCCAAATATGCAGTTGCTTTTAATTCAGGCACTTCCGCCCTTCATGGGGCATATTTTGCCATGGGCCTGGGAAAAAATGATGAAATCATTACCTCTCCCAATACTTTCGTGGCAACATCCAATGCAGCTTTATACCTAAATGCTAAACCTGTTTTTGTAGATGTTGAAAGCAAAACCGGTAACTTGGATGTTTCTAAGGTTTCAGAAAAAATTACTGAGAAAACCAAACTCATAGTCCCGGTGCATTACAGTGGAAACCCAGTGGATCTAAAAGAATTATCTGAAATTGCAGAGGACAAAGGGGTTAAGATAATCGAAGATGCAGCCCATGCCATTGGAGCAAAATACAATGGGGAAAAAATAGGAAATTCAAGATACTCTGAGATGACTATTTTCAGCTTCCACCCAGTTAAACACATAACCACTGGAGAAGGCGGTGCAGTTTTAACCAATGAGCAAGAGTACTATGAAAGACTATTAATGTTCCGCTCCCATGGCATAACCAAAAATAATTATATCAACCAACCCGACGGTGACTGGTACTATGAAATGCATTATTTAGGACACAATTACCGCATCACTGATTTACAAGCAGTATTAGGCCTATCACAACTAAACAAATTGGACCGGTTTGTTAAAAGAAGAAGAGAAATAGCCAGAACATACAATGAAGCTTTTGAAAATAATCCATATTTTGACACTATTAGCGAAAAAAAAAGGTGTCAATCCTCTTATCATCTTTTTCCCATTCTACTTAAAGATAAATTGAAGGACAAAAAAAGAGAAATATTTACAAAATTGAGGAAAGAAGGTTTAGGAGTGCAAGTTCATTATATCCCAGTGTATTTACAGCCTTTCTATAAAAATCTTGGTTTCCAGAAAGGCTTATGCCCAGTTTCTGAAGACTTTTACCAGAAAGAGATCAGTATTCCCATGTATCCATCAATGACAGATAACGACCTGAAATATGCAATAGAAAAGATTTACAAATCTATGAAAACTTTTGATCAAGATTAA
- the pseB gene encoding UDP-N-acetylglucosamine 4,6-dehydratase (inverting) yields MLNNKTILITGGTGSFGKKFTSRVLEEYNPKKIIIYSRDEYKQFLMQGKFREHYKKLRYFIGDVRDEKRLYRAFDGVDVVIHAAALKQVPAAEYNPIEAVKTNIHGAENIINAAIDKGVQKVIALSTDKAVNPVNLYGATKLVSDKLFISGNAYVGDKDTLFSVVRYGNVSGSRGSVIPFFKSLIDSNETVIPITDSRMTRFWITLDEAVDLVIKAIQEAKGGELYVRKCPSFKVTDLAKAMKEDCEFEDVGIRPGEKLHEVMVTEEDSRTTYEYDDHYIIYPDFDWWENLNNKSGGKKVEDRFRYSSDNNKQWLSVEEIREMLKTIDIVY; encoded by the coding sequence ATGCTTAACAATAAAACAATCCTAATTACTGGGGGAACTGGATCCTTCGGTAAGAAATTTACAAGCAGGGTTTTGGAGGAATACAATCCTAAAAAAATTATCATATACTCCCGAGATGAATACAAACAATTCTTAATGCAAGGCAAATTCCGGGAACATTACAAAAAGCTCCGATATTTTATTGGCGATGTCCGGGATGAAAAACGTTTATACAGGGCTTTTGATGGTGTGGATGTTGTTATACATGCAGCAGCATTAAAACAAGTTCCAGCTGCAGAATATAACCCAATTGAAGCTGTTAAAACAAATATCCATGGTGCTGAAAATATTATCAATGCAGCCATAGATAAAGGAGTCCAAAAAGTAATTGCATTATCCACAGATAAAGCAGTGAACCCAGTAAATCTTTACGGAGCCACTAAACTTGTTTCTGATAAATTATTCATTTCTGGAAACGCTTATGTGGGTGATAAAGACACTCTTTTCAGCGTAGTAAGGTATGGTAATGTTTCAGGGAGCCGTGGCTCGGTCATTCCATTTTTCAAGTCTTTAATAGATTCAAATGAAACTGTTATTCCCATCACTGACAGTAGGATGACCAGGTTCTGGATAACTCTTGACGAGGCAGTTGATCTTGTAATAAAAGCCATACAAGAAGCTAAAGGTGGGGAGCTTTATGTTCGTAAATGTCCCTCATTTAAGGTTACAGATTTAGCCAAAGCAATGAAGGAAGACTGTGAATTTGAAGATGTTGGTATCAGGCCTGGAGAAAAGCTTCATGAAGTAATGGTCACTGAGGAAGACTCCAGAACAACCTATGAATATGATGATCATTACATTATTTACCCTGATTTTGATTGGTGGGAAAACTTGAACAACAAGTCTGGTGGGAAAAAAGTGGAAGACCGGTTCAGATACTCATCAGACAACAATAAACAGTGGCTTTCTGTGGAAGAAATTCGGGAAATGTTAAAAACAATCGACATCGTTTATTAA
- a CDS encoding oligosaccharide flippase family protein yields MNEYKIFVQRIGLVGIANLLVALSSLILLPILTKNFSIDDYGIWVQINTTIALLPNLTTLGLPYTMVRFLSAETDKKIIQEGFYSILSMVLISTVIVALLLLVFSKQIALAIFNGNVNVAIILSAIVFLACLNALLLNYFRTFQEMKKYSFFLLMQTYLGVVIVSYLALEGYSIYMVALGLLLANLITFLAMFALIIWSIGFKIPKFTHIREYLSFGVPTIPGNLSSWIVNSSDRYVIGIFLSAAFVGYYSPGYTLGYSISMLMAPFSLLLPSVLPQYYDKNNIEKVSSFLNYSTKYFLLIAIPSAFGLSVLSKPLLSVLTTPEIALNGYLITPLTALSTLIFGVYAIISNVLVLEKKTKVIGSIWIIAATLNLVLNIVLVPYFGIIAAATTTLLAYVVAFILTLRYSTKFFNFDYKFILKSITASTIMSAFIIFINPQNLINIIITIIISTIIYFGLILVLKGIKKEEFNLFKAMFGKN; encoded by the coding sequence TTGAATGAATACAAAATCTTTGTGCAAAGGATTGGATTGGTGGGGATAGCAAATCTCCTGGTTGCATTAAGCTCATTAATCTTATTACCAATATTAACAAAAAACTTTTCAATTGATGATTACGGTATTTGGGTGCAAATAAACACCACCATAGCATTATTACCTAACCTAACCACCCTGGGACTTCCTTACACCATGGTCAGATTTTTATCAGCAGAAACAGATAAAAAAATAATACAGGAAGGTTTTTATTCAATCTTAAGTATGGTTTTAATTTCTACAGTCATCGTAGCTTTATTGTTATTAGTGTTTTCTAAACAAATTGCCTTGGCAATCTTTAATGGTAATGTTAATGTGGCCATCATATTATCGGCAATAGTTTTCCTTGCTTGTTTGAATGCATTGCTACTAAATTACTTCAGAACTTTTCAGGAAATGAAAAAGTATTCCTTCTTTTTATTGATGCAAACATATCTAGGGGTGGTAATAGTATCTTATTTAGCACTGGAGGGCTATAGTATTTATATGGTTGCATTAGGGCTTCTCCTTGCAAATCTTATCACTTTTTTGGCCATGTTTGCTCTGATAATATGGAGTATCGGGTTTAAGATTCCTAAGTTTACCCATATTCGTGAATATTTGTCTTTCGGAGTTCCTACTATTCCCGGGAATTTGTCTTCATGGATAGTTAACTCCAGTGATCGATATGTTATTGGAATATTTTTAAGTGCAGCCTTTGTGGGTTATTACTCTCCCGGTTACACTCTTGGATACAGCATTTCAATGCTTATGGCCCCATTTTCTCTGTTACTGCCCTCAGTCCTACCCCAGTACTATGATAAAAACAATATTGAAAAAGTTTCATCATTTTTAAATTATTCAACGAAGTATTTCCTTTTAATTGCAATTCCATCTGCCTTTGGATTGTCAGTACTCTCAAAACCTTTGTTAAGTGTTTTAACCACACCAGAAATTGCGTTGAATGGATATTTAATTACACCTTTAACTGCTTTAAGCACCCTTATTTTTGGTGTTTATGCCATTATCAGTAACGTGTTAGTATTGGAGAAGAAAACCAAGGTAATAGGATCAATATGGATCATCGCTGCAACATTAAATTTAGTTTTAAACATAGTCTTAGTACCCTACTTTGGAATTATAGCTGCTGCAACCACTACATTATTAGCCTATGTAGTCGCATTTATCCTTACTTTAAGGTATTCTACTAAATTCTTTAATTTTGATTACAAATTTATCCTAAAGAGCATTACCGCATCTACTATAATGTCAGCATTTATTATTTTCATTAATCCCCAGAACCTTATTAATATCATAATTACAATTATTATATCTACAATTATTTACTTTGGTCTAATTTTAGTCCTTAAAGGAATAAAAAAAGAGGAATTTAACTTATTCAAAGCAATGTTTGGAAAGAATTAG
- a CDS encoding DUF2304 family protein: MLIYQLIGGIIGIIGIIISLLRFREGKMSLNMLLVWGAIWVLLILFSVYPTTTSILSNITGIGRGLDIILIFGLIGCFYLIFKIYGMIETIEEEITQLTREIALNSKDNLGEKSDDEP, translated from the coding sequence GTGTTAATATATCAATTAATCGGAGGGATTATTGGAATAATTGGCATAATAATATCATTATTGCGATTTAGGGAGGGTAAAATGTCCCTGAACATGCTCCTAGTGTGGGGTGCCATTTGGGTGCTGTTGATATTATTCTCAGTTTATCCTACCACTACCTCAATATTGTCTAATATAACCGGTATAGGGAGAGGATTGGACATCATCCTCATATTTGGATTAATAGGTTGTTTTTATTTGATTTTCAAAATTTATGGCATGATTGAAACTATAGAAGAAGAAATCACCCAATTAACCCGGGAAATAGCCTTAAACTCCAAAGATAATCTTGGTGAAAAATCTGATGATGAACCCTAA
- a CDS encoding glycosyltransferase family 2 protein yields the protein MPAFNEAQTIRKVMEELLPKGLKLIVVDDGSHDKTSSIVKHVQEKYPKQVHLYRHPINRGLGAAILTGLEASLREKPMVIVTFDADGQHHIDDLVPVVEPIIKKDADVVIGTRNFHEMPLRKKFGNHVMNIITRIFYQIDVGDSQSGLRAFSLNAAGKIELHSRDYGVSSEIIGEIKKKELKLIEVPIETIYTDYSLSKGTDTKIGLKILAKLIKNIFK from the coding sequence ATGCCTGCATTCAATGAAGCCCAAACAATTAGAAAGGTGATGGAAGAGTTACTACCAAAAGGGCTGAAATTAATAGTAGTTGATGATGGTTCTCATGATAAGACTTCCTCCATTGTTAAGCATGTTCAGGAAAAATATCCTAAACAAGTACATCTATACCGGCATCCTATCAACCGGGGATTGGGTGCTGCAATTCTAACTGGTTTGGAGGCATCTCTTCGTGAAAAGCCCATGGTGATTGTCACCTTTGATGCTGATGGCCAACATCATATTGATGACCTGGTTCCAGTGGTTGAGCCCATAATTAAGAAAGATGCAGATGTGGTGATTGGGACTAGGAATTTCCATGAAATGCCATTGCGGAAAAAATTTGGTAACCATGTTATGAATATTATCACCCGAATTTTTTACCAGATAGATGTTGGTGATTCACAGTCTGGTCTTAGAGCATTTTCCCTTAATGCAGCTGGAAAAATTGAATTACACTCTAGAGATTACGGAGTATCCTCTGAAATAATTGGAGAAATAAAAAAAAAAGAGTTGAAACTGATAGAAGTTCCAATCGAAACAATATACACTGATTATTCTCTTTCCAAGGGTACTGACACTAAAATTGGGCTTAAAATTCTTGCAAAATTAATTAAAAACATTTTCAAATAA
- a CDS encoding flavodoxin family protein, whose protein sequence is MGVVGSPRKEGNTNYLVKEALKAASNLGVETELINLGDIEIEPCIACDICKSTGECAIFDDVPSLLGKLVDSQGVIMGSPVYFGNVTSQLKMLIDRSRPLRMDFKLKNKIGGAISVGGSRNGGQETTISSIHQFMLIHDMIIVGDGAPLAHYGGTGVGSTINSAAGDEVGLETSRNLGQNVAELALQISKK, encoded by the coding sequence ATGGGAGTTGTGGGAAGCCCCCGAAAGGAAGGTAACACTAATTACCTAGTTAAAGAGGCCCTTAAGGCAGCCAGTAATTTGGGAGTTGAGACTGAACTCATAAATCTGGGAGATATTGAAATTGAACCATGTATTGCTTGTGATATTTGCAAATCAACTGGTGAGTGCGCAATATTTGATGACGTGCCCAGTTTACTCGGTAAACTAGTTGATTCACAAGGTGTGATCATGGGTAGCCCAGTCTATTTTGGTAACGTGACCAGCCAACTAAAGATGTTAATAGACCGTTCACGACCTCTTCGCATGGATTTCAAGCTGAAAAACAAGATTGGTGGAGCTATTAGTGTTGGTGGCTCCCGTAATGGTGGTCAGGAAACCACTATATCATCAATACACCAATTTATGCTAATTCATGACATGATCATTGTTGGTGATGGAGCACCCCTTGCCCATTATGGTGGAACCGGTGTAGGATCTACTATAAATTCAGCTGCAGGAGATGAAGTTGGATTGGAAACTTCACGAAATTTAGGGCAAAACGTGGCTGAACTGGCACTCCAAATTTCCAAAAAATAA
- the tgtA gene encoding tRNA guanosine(15) transglycosylase TgtA, with protein sequence MNFEIKYKDARGRLGILKTPHGNITTPALMPVIHPRKQTIQVQDHGAQLVITNAYLIYKNEDLRKTAIKKGVHELINFSGPVVTDSGSFQLSEYGDLQVSNEEIVKFQEKIGTDIGTSLDIPTPPGVKKEHAQKDLEITFQRAREALEVRNELMLNSVVQGSTYTDLRSKCAEVLGKMDFQVHPIGAVVPLMESYRYKELVEVVMASVTHLPDSRPRHLMGAGHPMIFALAVAMGCDLFDSAAYILYAEDDRLLMPNGTIKLENLHEMPCSCEVCTNYTPEQLRQMEKAERVQQIAKHNLLISFAEIRQIRQAIVQGNLWELVEQRCRSHPFLLEALRTLYNYSEDLEKYDPPYKKSAFFYSGPESLKRPEVYRHLKKLDGISQKKSVLLLPRTRKPYSEHLYGIPLPCYQIKGDEKLQNIPFDDLQVAIVDVPFGVIPLELDQVYPLAQNESPASFDENSLQMVNNVVQKYLKDFKTAFISADVVETFQLQKNYQLKEVHEIPEPLKPGVDDYQRIKMIADYQFGTGSGEALFNRDVDIVKSRKTGKIRHVYDDQELIATLRASDGVFVLAREGARRLHSFLPYPKKRVVVNQDAEPFAREGKSIFAKFVINCDIDIHAMEEVLITNDEDQLLAFGKSVLNGKEILNFNTGQAVKTRKGGF encoded by the coding sequence TTGAACTTTGAAATAAAATATAAAGATGCCAGGGGACGTTTAGGTATTCTAAAAACTCCTCATGGGAATATCACAACACCCGCACTCATGCCTGTCATACACCCTCGAAAACAGACAATCCAAGTCCAGGATCACGGTGCGCAATTGGTTATTACCAATGCTTATCTTATCTATAAAAATGAGGATTTACGGAAAACAGCCATAAAAAAAGGAGTGCATGAACTTATTAATTTTTCCGGACCAGTTGTCACTGATTCCGGTTCATTCCAACTATCGGAATACGGAGATCTGCAAGTTTCCAATGAGGAAATCGTAAAATTCCAGGAAAAAATAGGTACAGATATTGGCACATCACTGGATATTCCAACCCCACCTGGTGTTAAAAAAGAACATGCCCAAAAAGATTTAGAAATAACCTTCCAAAGGGCAAGGGAGGCACTTGAAGTTAGGAATGAGTTGATGTTGAACTCCGTGGTTCAAGGTTCAACCTACACTGACCTGCGCAGTAAATGTGCAGAAGTTTTAGGAAAAATGGACTTCCAAGTACATCCAATCGGTGCAGTAGTACCTCTCATGGAATCCTACCGTTATAAAGAGTTAGTTGAAGTGGTAATGGCATCAGTGACCCACCTACCAGATTCAAGGCCACGTCATCTTATGGGTGCCGGTCATCCTATGATATTTGCCTTGGCAGTAGCCATGGGTTGCGATCTTTTTGATTCTGCTGCTTATATTCTGTATGCTGAAGATGATAGATTATTGATGCCCAACGGAACCATCAAACTAGAAAATTTGCACGAAATGCCTTGCAGCTGTGAAGTGTGCACTAACTACACGCCAGAACAGTTGCGTCAGATGGAAAAAGCAGAAAGGGTCCAACAAATTGCCAAACACAACTTATTGATTAGTTTTGCTGAGATCAGGCAGATTCGCCAAGCAATTGTTCAGGGTAATTTATGGGAACTTGTAGAGCAACGTTGCCGTAGTCATCCTTTCTTACTGGAAGCACTGCGCACACTCTATAACTACTCTGAAGATCTGGAAAAATATGATCCTCCCTACAAAAAATCAGCATTTTTCTATTCAGGGCCAGAATCACTAAAACGCCCAGAGGTATATCGGCACTTAAAGAAGTTGGATGGGATTTCCCAAAAAAAGAGTGTTTTACTCCTTCCTAGAACTAGAAAACCCTATTCTGAACATTTATATGGTATTCCTCTGCCTTGTTATCAGATTAAAGGTGATGAAAAACTTCAGAATATTCCATTTGACGATTTACAAGTAGCTATCGTTGATGTGCCCTTTGGGGTGATACCCCTGGAACTTGACCAAGTGTATCCACTGGCACAAAATGAGTCACCTGCTAGTTTTGATGAAAATTCACTGCAAATGGTAAATAATGTAGTGCAAAAATATTTGAAAGATTTCAAGACTGCTTTTATCAGTGCCGATGTGGTGGAAACATTCCAACTTCAAAAGAATTACCAGCTTAAAGAGGTACATGAAATACCAGAACCCCTGAAACCAGGGGTTGACGATTATCAAAGGATTAAAATGATAGCTGATTATCAGTTTGGAACTGGTAGTGGAGAAGCCCTTTTTAACCGGGATGTTGACATTGTGAAAAGCAGGAAGACCGGGAAGATTCGCCATGTCTATGATGACCAAGAGCTTATTGCAACTTTACGGGCTAGTGATGGTGTTTTTGTACTGGCTCGTGAGGGTGCTCGTCGCTTGCACAGTTTCCTCCCATACCCCAAAAAAAGGGTAGTTGTTAATCAGGATGCTGAACCATTTGCTCGGGAAGGAAAAAGTATATTTGCTAAATTCGTTATAAATTGTGATATAGATATCCATGCAATGGAAGAAGTATTGATAACCAATGATGAAGACCAATTATTGGCCTTCGGAAAGTCAGTTTTAAATGGAAAGGAGATATTAAATTTCAACACTGGTCAAGCAGTAAAAACTAGAAAAGGAGGCTTTTAA
- a CDS encoding nascent polypeptide-associated complex protein, with protein sequence MIPSAGMNPKQLKQMQRAMKQMGMDMKDVKGVNEVIIKFKNKEVVISNPKVNLMNFMGQDTYQISGKSKERKIEVELVIPDDDIELVAAQTGVTTQKAKKTLEETNGDLAEAILRLS encoded by the coding sequence ATGATACCAAGTGCAGGTATGAATCCAAAACAGCTTAAACAGATGCAAAGGGCCATGAAACAAATGGGCATGGACATGAAAGATGTTAAAGGTGTAAATGAAGTAATAATCAAATTTAAAAACAAAGAAGTAGTAATTAGCAATCCCAAGGTAAATCTGATGAATTTCATGGGCCAAGACACCTATCAGATATCTGGAAAATCAAAGGAAAGAAAAATTGAGGTTGAACTGGTAATTCCTGACGATGATATTGAATTAGTGGCTGCTCAGACCGGAGTAACTACCCAAAAGGCTAAAAAAACACTGGAAGAAACCAATGGGGACCTGGCTGAGGCTATACTGAGGTTAAGTTAA
- a CDS encoding metallophosphoesterase, with the protein MVFVVHISDFHVGSISFQEDLLLQSVDIINDMAPDATIITGDLTENGYYIEMEQAADYIEMIKSPLMVVPGNHDARHVGDQGFRELIRNRYGCHLEIGGIKIIGLDSSEPDLNYGKVGRAQQAWMENQLDDASSNDMQTIIALHHHIIPVPRTGRERNVLSDAGDILNSLIEKDADLVLSGHKHVPHVWMVQNTAFATAGTVSSLKLRGKDPASFNTVNIDDDNIEILLNTSHGKSSCLAKYENLCR; encoded by the coding sequence ATGGTTTTTGTGGTCCATATTTCTGACTTTCATGTAGGTTCAATATCCTTCCAAGAAGATTTACTCCTACAGTCTGTGGACATTATTAACGATATGGCTCCTGATGCCACTATCATAACCGGAGACCTCACTGAAAATGGTTATTACATTGAAATGGAACAGGCAGCCGATTATATAGAAATGATAAAATCACCCCTTATGGTTGTTCCTGGGAATCATGATGCCCGGCACGTGGGAGACCAGGGTTTCCGTGAACTGATCCGGAACCGTTATGGATGTCACTTGGAAATTGGTGGAATAAAAATTATAGGATTAGACAGTAGTGAACCCGATCTTAATTATGGAAAAGTGGGAAGAGCTCAACAAGCATGGATGGAAAATCAACTTGATGATGCATCTTCCAATGATATGCAAACCATTATTGCCTTACACCACCATATAATACCGGTTCCTCGAACTGGAAGAGAAAGAAATGTTTTAAGTGATGCCGGAGATATTCTCAATTCACTAATAGAAAAAGATGCAGACCTAGTGTTGTCTGGACATAAACATGTACCCCATGTATGGATGGTCCAGAACACAGCATTTGCAACTGCAGGAACAGTATCTTCACTGAAATTGCGGGGAAAGGATCCAGCATCTTTCAACACAGTTAATATAGATGATGATAATATAGAAATCCTCTTAAACACATCCCATGGAAAAAGCAGTTGTCTGGCCAAGTATGAAAATTTATGTAGGTGA
- a CDS encoding Zc3h12a-like ribonuclease gives MQVIVDASNIAHFGKKDGKPSLSNLLAADEALQKLGYHPILIADASLRHEIDEKQEFNKLLDEEKVHQVPSGTNADHYILKLAEEEDAKILSNDAFREFYDEFRDINSRRIPYKFTNGKITIGSSAKPKKIRNILQKICNQTLSEFEKKGYDSYKLKKNKKLSGIAVAKEAIDRISKSKDEGIDTKLEGMFMKIPLFDKVMKMVEDAERTSDFIIFVLVSPRDYREAVRNAGNIAVTVGDRLKLDHAPLVAVRNDLFTKPGTFELNIIYSDEILEESPFDVNITINDHDYSFVKKNSRNIASTVAARLGTWKFPIVSVKSSMLMEKPGHYDINLDKGGDN, from the coding sequence TTGCAAGTAATTGTTGATGCATCGAATATAGCTCACTTTGGAAAAAAGGATGGGAAACCCAGCCTGAGCAACTTACTTGCTGCAGATGAGGCCCTTCAAAAGTTAGGCTATCATCCAATTCTCATCGCAGATGCATCCCTAAGACATGAAATTGATGAGAAACAAGAATTCAACAAACTCTTAGACGAGGAAAAGGTGCACCAAGTTCCTTCTGGCACCAATGCTGATCACTATATTCTGAAACTAGCTGAAGAAGAAGATGCAAAAATATTATCAAACGATGCATTCAGAGAGTTTTATGATGAATTCAGGGATATTAACAGCCGCAGAATTCCATATAAATTCACCAATGGTAAAATCACCATAGGTAGCTCTGCTAAACCTAAAAAAATAAGGAACATCCTCCAAAAAATTTGTAACCAGACTTTGTCCGAATTTGAGAAAAAAGGATATGATTCTTATAAATTGAAAAAAAACAAGAAGCTGTCTGGTATTGCTGTGGCAAAAGAGGCAATTGACCGAATATCCAAAAGCAAAGATGAAGGAATCGACACTAAACTAGAAGGCATGTTCATGAAGATACCGCTATTTGATAAAGTTATGAAAATGGTGGAAGATGCTGAAAGAACCAGTGATTTTATAATCTTTGTTTTAGTCAGCCCCCGAGACTATCGGGAAGCAGTTCGAAATGCAGGGAATATTGCAGTAACTGTGGGGGACCGTTTAAAATTGGATCACGCTCCACTGGTTGCTGTTCGAAATGATTTGTTCACCAAACCAGGAACCTTTGAACTTAACATTATCTATTCTGATGAAATATTGGAGGAATCCCCCTTCGATGTGAATATAACCATAAATGATCACGATTATTCCTTTGTTAAGAAAAACTCCCGAAATATAGCCAGCACAGTCGCTGCCAGGTTAGGCACTTGGAAATTTCCCATCGTATCAGTAAAATCAAGCATGCTGATGGAAAAACCAGGCCACTATGACATTAACTTGGATAAGGGAGGAGACAATTAA